The nucleotide sequence tcacataaaatcctaataaaatacattgaggcttgtggttgtaaatgtgaaaaggtgTCTTTGTGTGactttaatggaaaaaaagtgaaataccTGCAGGATAAAATATTCAGATGAAATTACCTAGCTCGATTTATGCTGTAGGCATAACaatgttaaatgtattttaattttatgcaTGGAAGCCTTACAGATATCTCAAAAGATATCTATTCGGGAACACCAgatataaaatatgtttataagcaccaaattgaataaagattttacCTAATCATGCCTTATCTCCATTAttacaaaatcaaaaatattcGTTACGTTTGTTGGTTTTAATGATCACCATGCTAAAATACCTTTTTGCTGCTGTCTTCACCACTTTGTTCCCTCACGTGGTAGTCCTGATccatgacagaaaaaaacaaatactcagCTGACCACATACCAACCCCTCTCTGCAACACATACAGTATAACACTGGACTCCAGTTGTGTGCTGACTGTTCAGTTTCCATTTTTACACATGCAACACCACCTTCCTCTTGCTCCCATTCTTTTTGCTCTGACATCCAGAACATAGCCATCGTGACAGCTAACTTTAGCTCTTTGGCATGACATTGTCCACACTCATCCCTACATAACTGACCCtgcacacgtacacacacacacacacacacacagacacataaaaAGGAACCCAGAACAGCAGGTCTCCTCACCGGTGCCAAGGAGCAGCGTGATTTATATCAGAGTAGAGAGTTCAGCAGTGACCGTGTTTAGTTGGCTGTGGCCATGTGATGGACAGATGTCCAACATGCCCATCTGTTATCTAACTGAGGACCTTCGTTCCATATTTGAACCCTCAACTCAATTGCTATTTCCTCGATCTCAGCAGCAATTAATCAAAAAGGCATTGCAACAATATGCAAAGGTTTAAAGGAATATATGACATTAATTAAGATGGGATTAACAGAtacaaattgaaaaaaaaaatacttatgGAGCAGTTCAGAatatttcaacaacaaaaaagcaacacatattAACTTTTAAACGTACTGTAACTTAACAGACGGTATGTGAGAGAATAATGCTAAAATGTAAGGAAtccacaagtttttttttatttttaaaaaatatgagcTGATCTTCAGTCTATGCAATGcaaaagaaatatatttacttgtcttatttcaatatttaattATTGTTAGAGTGCAAAAAAGAGGCATAGGCAGCTAGTCTGATCATAAATTCTTAATGcataatgatttttggttttttttgcagatttgtACAATCAGATGGAATCTGAAAATAGATCCCTTGACCAGTTGGATGCTTCAGAGAGGCAATGGTCCTCAGATGCATCAAGATATCTCTCACCTACTGTGTCATTAGCATGAAATACTGTCAAAGTCTTATCCCCTCCATCTCCCCCAGACCCTTTCCTGTTACAACCTGAATCCCTGCAGCTGTTTTCTGTCTTCAATCTTTTTCTGAACGAGACACTCGGCTGCATTTTAAAAGCAGGAGTAGGAGCAACTATTCCCTCACAAACCTCATAATCGCAAACAGACACATCGCTCGCTGTAGAATTATGTTTCTGACTGGTTGTTAATGTTCCTCTTTTTAGGGCATGCTGTCCAACTGGATTTCcgtctttatttttcttacgTTTCCTGAATCTCCTTCCTGGAGTGATTCTGTTCCTACACCGGCTGGATCTCATGCTCCACATTAAATTTTCTTTTGAGGACTCATCTTTCAAATTTCTGCAGGAAGTAACTGTGGGTAATAGTGTCATTCCACCTACTTTTGTAATGGGAGTGGACTGAGAAGGAGGAATAAAGTCAAAGTCTTGTAGATCTAAACTATCTCTTTTAATGCCCAACATGCCTTTTAGTTTCTGTTTGTGGGGCGTTGAATGTGACACACTGGAGTTTTCATTCTTTAGATGCTGATCATTCATCTCAGGACACTGGAAACATGCATCTGAAGGCAAACTCACAGTTTGAGCATGagttgtgtgtgtttctgtgtgcacCCCCATCATGAGAGAGTCACCAAATAAGTCAGCAGAACAGTTGTAGCCGTCCACTTCATTGTGTTCTTCTTGATTTTCAGGAAAGAAATAAGCTTTGTCATCCAGTTGTATTTCTCCATCTTCAGACCTCTTCACGTGTTCAGCACAGTTCTTACAGTcttgatcagataaaatatgttCATCCTGTCCATCCGGTGCAACTGTGTTAGTGATAGCTTGCAGTTTATCTATGGAGATTTTCTCCACAGTACTCTGACAAGCAGAAGCTGGTTCAGCTGACAGGTGTGCGATTTCCACAAAAGttattgctgtttgtttttgatgctgcaaattaaatttttttgattTATCCAGAATattaaaatctttgttttgttcGCACAAAAATGCTGTGAGACTCTCAGAGAAGGGCAAATCATCCCAAGCAAATGAGcttgataaaaatgttttggtttgttgTGGGCTGGAAAGCTCCTTTGGAGTGACGCTTAAGCTTTTACACCTCGGTTGGGATGGACTAAAGCAAGTTTTCACACGGAAGCTGTTTCCAAAAGAGGAGTTTTCATACCCAGTTGATGATGGACTACTGAGAAAACTGCCCTCTAACTGGAGAGGAACGGTTCTCTCCTCTGTGCCTGGATGGTTCTCCGGGTAAACTCTCTGCACAGGATGTGGTGTTGTGCTGTGTTTGGCCAGACTGTAGCTCTGATTTCCACCATCCTGACTGCATATTTCCTCCTGCTCTGCTGAGGATGTCACAAGTCCAAGTGACTGCTGCCATACAGAGGTGGGAGCAAATGAGTGGTCATGGTGTTGGGATCTGAGATGGAAATAAAAGCAGCTCTTTAGACATCACACTGTTGCTTATGAAGGAACACCTTTGTTATTTGAAAAACTGGATGAAAGAGCAGCTGAGACAAATTAGGTCGAATTGATGTTATAGAAAAACATGATTTCTCAAATTCCTTACCGGAGTATTGATTGGGAAAGAAGACCAAAAGGAAACAGAGTGACGTCACTAAAGGTGCTGTTCGGAGAAGGACCAGAAATCAGCAGCAGGGGGGATGCGAGAGGTCTAAAGGTTTTGCTGGGGTCAGAAGACTCCGCTACATGCTCTGAAGCTTTCTGAAGAAGACGCTGATAATAACTGTGCACCGTGCAGCCAGTCAAGCCTGAGGCTGTGGGAAGGATCATCTGACTGGCAACAAACTGGGCTCTCTCTCTCCTGCTGGATTCATTTCCATCAGGATTTTCAAGCCAAGGTTCTCTTTCTGTTCTGCTAACCTAAACACAAAGATGGACAGAATAAGAGCAGAGATAAAGAAACCCTAAGAATACTTCCTTTACGTCCATCCAAGTGGATACAGGTTCGCTTTTATTCCTGtatcaatatttaaataaacatccaacagaaataaaaatatacaaatacaaaagaaattCATTTTGTCCATACTTCAGCATCAATGCTATGGTTAGAGTTAAACACAACTAGCACTTCACCCTGGCAGACTGGGCAGTTTTGTTTCAGTTCAATTCCTGGAGAACTTGTAAAACCAGCCACGGCTGCAGAAATAACACAATCCAAGATTCAGCAGtacgttgttttttttttttttcaacaaatgtGAAAGTTATCACTATGAAAAACTACATAATATTACATAATATAAGGCATCTATTCATAAATGCATTACCTTTATACCAAAGATGAAGTGTCTACCAAGGAAACAGTCTTCAACTGCCTTCACCAACAATGTGGACTGTGCTGATGGTCCTAGGGGTCCCTCCAAATTTTCAACTAACCTACAACATTAcagttaatattattttaaaaaaaactgcagtcaAACAAGCACATCAAACTTTCTCATAATAAGCACTAGTGTACTATGCACCACTTATTGACTCATCTCCATTGCTCTCTGCTCAACCACGTTCGAGGAGGCCTTCAACTTGGTATGAGCTCTATGGGCTACAAAATGCTATCAAAATATTTCATGACGTTTATTGCAATGAAGATAATGATAATTATCTTCATTGCAATAAACAATATGTTCTAATTAAGTCTTAAAATTAGCAACAGCCAAAGCCTTACAGACATAAGTAAAACTCATCCATTATTAATTAGCCACTATAGACCACTATGCCAATTAGATTAGGTTGTACAATCATATTTTGAAACATAAACGCagcatttatttcatggaaccaacagaaaaaaattatctcAACGAACTTAAGATCTGCAGATTTGTCAAACCATTATTTCATTTTGGTAATATGGGCTTCTTTTCATTTGCTTGTTtataataattaacaaaaatgttgcCAATTAATTATGATATATTAGATAAGATACACAATGGATCAAACCACTACTGTCATCTGAATAATATATGCAACACTGCAAACGCAAAGGACAGTGATTGCCTACACTTGTAAATTTTTAGTGGCCTAGACACTAAAGCTaataaattactaaaatatCATCCTGCAGACAAGATTTTAGCTTGAGTAGAGAGGGGATGTAATTTAATAAGAGGGTATTTAATCagttatgaaaatgcaaaataataaaacgTATTCATCTAAGTTTTGTGTtaagtattattttctttttggtgaCTTGTTACACATATTTATACTGTTAATATCTAAATGGATAAGCTCTGAACGAactaataaagcaaaacaaatatcTCACCAGACCGCAAGATTATACAAGATGGATGGACTTTGAACACAAAATAagccattaaaaaataaatcacctcTGTAATCCACTTGCATGGATGCCAAAAAAGGGGTTCAAGCTGTTTCCAAACACTGTTACACCGAATATGGATGTATCCCGGACAACCCGCAGTGAGAGACGGTATCTGTAGTCCACCTGATCCTTCAGACACCAGTAACCACACCTGGAGCACCGATACCTGACAGAAAGCACACATGACTCCGTTTTAATGTCTGCAGGGCAGgagaaattcagttttaatttaatGAGAATATCCATGTTGAATTTACTCTAAAATAACACTTTTCAACCAGAGCATAATCTTATTAAAGTCTTTGCATGTGTTATTACCTTAAAGCGTCTCTTTCTTCAGCATCGAGCCGAGAGAAGCAGGCTTTGCAGCAGGGATAAAACACACAGGCATCTTGTAGAGACAACACGGCACAACCCACCAGAACCCGCCTGACAGACATAAGCTCAACCCGGAGAAACAGAAACCAGAACAAGCTAACATCTAGCTAGCTCCTCGGGTAACATGAGAGATGGTTTTTCTACGCTGTAGCTGGTAGAAAGAATTGCGGCAAATGGGGAACcaacagagaaaaaacacaaacccgAAGAAATTTATTTTCACCCGGAATTTCTTTCGatctgttttcaaatgaaaagcGCCACTGGCTGTTTTCGGTGGAAATTCTTCTTCGACTTTTGGTTTACAGACTACGTGACTGCAATACTGCCACCTTTTGGAATAAATATGACGTTTTCCTAAGTAAATAAGGGAAGGAAAGCCAATATGTATCCCGGTCTTAATAAAACTAGGACTATTTTTTATGTATCTAATGTTCACATTTGAAAATTAGATTGTATTTATTATTcattgtggggttttttttctattaccttctactgttttgtataaaattgtaaaataatgaGTAAACagttgttatggatgtatgattctgtggccttttctaatcatctctttgctgacctaattaaatatatctgcccttgttgtttatctgccgcaccgctcactgcCACAGCTTACACGCCATAACGAAAGTTACAactgtaactacggttctatgaatcccggatgaccgccagaggcggtgcttcaagcactgaatgatcattcttacGCAGGTTGAGAAATgaataacaacatggtcacatgtgacctaccggtggctcacgtgactctatatagtcacatgacaccgggagcccagtcccgACAATCTTCGAGCACGCCGAGCCCGAGGGACCGAGcactctggcggtcatccgggactcatagaaccgtagttacagaATACACGTAGAGAGCGTGCGTCCAAGCTCACGCGTCATGAGGGTGAAGGCCTGCAGAGATGCATCCAACAAGCCCTGAGTCGGCTGGTCCAAGGGAACCGACTCCAAGGAATAGGAGAGACCCAATAGTAGATGGGAGAGTGAGTTCCCGATGCGGCCCATCCAGGCACCCGAGTTGTAGGCCCTACACAGCAAATCGCTTCATTGGAAGGAACAATAAGGGAGGCAATGGCAGACTAGACAGGGGGCATGCAGCCCAACCCGAACTTGGGCACCTCGTGCATGGCAGCCAGGGCCCTGCCATCCGCTGTCGGGCAGGAAAAGGCCCTTGTGTCCGTCCAGCAAGCATGCAGTTCCTGGATGTACTCCACTGAGGGAGGAACGGCAAACGCGGCCTTGGCATCACAACGCCTAAAGAAGGCGCTAGATGGAGCAGGCTGGGCCAGGGGAACGTCCAGCTGCAAACGGCCCAGAGCCGTTTTAATAGCTGCAGACACCGGTTCCCCCGTACATCCCTGAGAGGCACCGGAGTCCGAACCCGAGGTCCAGGAGCCCAATTCCGGAAAGGCCTCTCAAAAAAGGGTGCCCGAGGCCGCAACCGAAATAACATCCTGTTCAGGAGGGGAAGTTTTGCTGCGGCCACCATCCGCCCAGAGAGACTGAAGCAGAAAATGCCACTGGAAAGTCAGCGCTTTAGAAacgtataaatgaatgaatggactcagcacgagcagaaaacgctacctgTGAGCCGAACAAACTTACCagaaaccctggaagaaaaggcaGCTTGCACCGCCTCTGGAGGGCAGAACCAACCACAACGATCACGAGGCTCCCAGCAGCAAGAGGAATGAGGAACAGACAAACACAAGTCAACACCTGCATTCATCAACCTGCGCACGAGAAGAAGGAagggactgggctcccggtgtcatgtgactatatagactcacgtgagccaccggtaggtcacatgtgaccatgttgttattaatttctcaacctgcgcatgcgcaagaattatcattcagtgcttgaagcaccgcctctggcagtcagtagggatgaaatagaactgtTAAAATCACGCAACACATAgggataaactgatacaagaggatgacaccccttaggagggttaagaacaggcatagataaaagcaggactcacaCTCCATTCtcggttcatccctaagatgggctgaggggggCCCGGTAAACAGTGGAGGCTCGTCCGACTGTCCAGGTTCCAAACGGGACCAACCCTGCAAGGAGGACCCAGACAGCAGCGGCGGGGGGACCGAGCCTTCAGTACAGACCGCGGTCATCTCATCAGGTAGGCAGAAATACCTGGTAGACAGACGCTTTTGCTGCAAGGCTCGGCTCTCACGTCTCTTTTTCTGGACTTCCACTGATCCAAATTTAAGTATGGAGTGACATTCACTTAGTCTAtctattgtagatatgtttatactgtttaatttgcattgtattgcaccgactacgccaaaacaaattccttgtatgtccaaaaacgtacttggcaataaagcttttctgatccGATCTGATCACCAGCATCCTTGCAGGCACTTCTGGAAAACGGCAAACAGCGAATCATAAATCCAGCTAAAACCACAAAACAATTGGACTCTTAACAGCTGGTGGAAATACATGCACGTTGTGGGAATGTTTTGGAAATTCATGGAGATTTTACAGGTAAATCATTTTCACCCACTGTCATACAGCAGCACTGCAATTCAAAAACAACAGGCGAAGAAAATAGCTTTATAACTCACTGTGCGCCTCACCCGCTTTCTGTTTAAAAACTCACAAAACAAACCTAGTCTACTCAAGCATGGTGTCAGACTAGATTGAAAATTAAAGAACAGAGAACAGCAAGATCAGCCTTTAACTAACATAGCCATAATGCTGAGGCCAGTTGAAAAGCACATGCAGAAAATTCATTTTACAgagaaataattccatatttgaccCTTATTATGTGCCtttttgatttttcctcttttgagaGAAGTTCAATCCTCTTCTCAGCTCTGTGACTGCAGCATTAAACTTGACACAgacatgcagctgcctgaaaacaaagataacacTTCTGcacacagcagaagcctgtctcttcTGAGAGCTCTGataaagattgtaactctaccctgcatgtggcCAGGGGCGAAAAtcccattttatttttgggaGAGACACTAAACAGAAAAATTTCAGAGAGTAATTCTTGGGggggacataaaaaaaaagagctccctccctctctctttccTGCTCCTTGGCAATTTTTTAGCATGTTAAAATTATGTTATTGAAAGTAATATTTGTAGTTATAGCATTGCTCTTTATTAGTCCATATTTTACCCTTATACAGGTTTTTTATGCTCAACCAGCAATGTCAACAATGGTATTAGGTGCAAGGTAGCAACGGTCCATCTTTATGATTACATCTAACAGAATTTATTTGCATCCTGCTCTAATTTACACTTTAGTCcatgaaaaatgtgaattaGATTTTTATCTGACAATAACATCCTGACAGAGGTTTTTGAAAAATCTGTCCTCAGTCCTAAGTGATCTCTTTTCCCTCCTCGCTCTCTTCTCATGTGTCCTGTCAGTGCTGCTACTTACATACTGTTTCAGCTTGTTAACCATCATAAGCTAGGCTAGTAGAGGCTGGTTTTGGACAAAGCGGGAGAAATATCACTTTTTATGTTATaactgttaggaataacctttattaatatgctcatagctgtttttcccatttatactatagtgaaataaaatataagttctaatgtttcccttttgttacactaggataagaatgctcatagacatacagtacaaggatgacccaaggattgtcataaatgacctgaagctggggcactggggttgatagtggagcagccggtataactggtttgattagaaagctacagcacacttagatcaagtatggacacccgctactacacaatctaacaaatagacaccacaatggtgacacataagtctactgataatcactgagggagagcacatccattgcattggagtgccagatataaaaactagatgtgaccttctatcgaggctcttcgtcatcctctaacggACGTcaacggtccgagacgggagcctcagcactgatctctgtaatcattcctctgccttagtTTAGATTAAAAGAACTAAAAGTTGGAAACTGTATGAGAGTCGttcatttaagagtctttagatagagtgtgggATTGGTTCCGGGGTTCCAAGGACCGGAggggctccgaggcgtctgaccgccagcagggtgcggtagctcagaCATAACCTTGCATTCTTTGAACAAGTGATGTGATACATGACTAACTGGCTTTAACACATTAATGCAGTTTCCTCGTCCAGCGAGTCTGACCCGCTCTGAAAACGAAGCTGCCGAGAGTAGCAGCCGGTAGCCCCTCCCGTTGGAAGCAGccagcgccatagaaagagTGTGCATGTGGACCAAACTACTTTGTGGGATAGGGGTGTCGTGATCTTTTAATAATTAGGAAACTTTCTTTACGTACAATTAACTTGGATCACttcagctgtgcttttattaaatattactatattatcatttaaaaagtgtttttgtatttacaatGATTATTGGGGGAGACATCTTTATGACGGGGGGGACACATCCTCTTCGTGCCCAACCAGGATTTCCGACTATGCATGTGGCAAACTCGAGgcccgcgggccaaaaccgtcCCACCAGAGGTTtatgtgattctctagaagtagaacctTAGATATGataaccttttctctctcaaCAGGGGgaagcagcaaaacagcagAAGTCATTGTGCTGGTACAAAGCAACAGGTCCTATTTCTCAAAAGCCATAAAGTGAAggataatttgaaaaatgtcacAACATATTTTGTGCAACCGTGTGAAATCTGCAATTAGTTTAATCAAAAGGTTTCATTAAAAGCAGGACTGGGCAGCGTTCCTGTCCATAGTGCTCCATGGAAGCAAATAATGATTAATTTCACTAACATGGGAGCAGAACGCAAAACGGAAGGAAAAGGATCCTTCTAAAAAGGGAAAGAGAAGGAAATCACACCATGGGAGTGCCTGAAATCATGAGATCTGACGATGGCACTCATTTTCTCCAATAAAGATCCAGGGGAAGTTGAAAGATGAAAGGGAGTAAAACATTAATTGGTGCAGGTTTTCAAACCAGCATTTCATGGGTTAGTATGGAGAGCTAACAGAACTAtgtatacaaaaataaaagttggctaaagtctgcagacacaaaattaacctggattgaagctctaactaggtttatttaatctgagatcctctccaaatgcaacagaatATGTCAGtatacatgagatactaacaacttcatcTACCGCAGAAATAACATCACCCtgtgtggaagttttgctgactgatcataggctggatctatgaaacattatgtgcacagactaAATGACccaagaccaaatgaccaagatTCTGACTGACTTGTGACTGGATGGACCGGACAAACAATACCTTTAAGGTGGAACCCACTAAGACAACCTTATTGATTATTGgtggaataaaaaagaattgaagcattcaaaacagacccagtggaaacaaaaaggatTATGAGTAATTATGTGTATtataagaatataaaaaaaaaaaactacattcaaacttttgcaaatgaaattgctctgacagagaagtaactaaaaatgtatttgtatagcacatttcagcagcagggcaattcaaagtgctttacattataaaaacaaaatcattaaaaaccatcaagcagaTATTCATGACAGTCATGGGGGAAAAGtggtcagtgtgtgaatgtgtgtgaatgggaatgactgatttcattataGAAAGTCTTTGAGGGACCAtaaaaggtctgatgttctgatgatcattgccaaacttctGTCTCAAAAAAATTTCCagaatttttccaaaatcatataaagatagcaatagttctacctgtattgaaaatactgataaacataagaaaggTCATAgacctgtcttcaatttttcacaattcttttacaaacagggtaatcaaacttttatgtggccaatgtctgtccattttgtctgtctgtttttgtgaaatgaatgtctgtttcatgttagttaaaaattagggtatatgtggcagggtacatttaattgaaattgttttctgatatgaaactaattggaattttgagtttttaggtgTGGGGAAACAGTTTAACCAAAAGGTACACTGGGGATGCAGTCCTGACTAGGCCATGGACCGCCTGCTTGaagggtaaaaacattttaaactgtctaatgctcagtgttatttattaaataaatattatctatTTGCCACCTAAGGGTTGCcacaataataattaaagactacaagagcaggtctgatcctcaacagtatcataataatattaggtcagttctttatgatgaaacaaaaggattttaacagatgtttggacctttccagtcaggttcagaatgatcaaattagattcaaatttaacacaagatgaaatgaaccttaacagaaatgttgaaaactgaaatggagaaaacttgagttaactgaaacaaactttagttacttgaaataattacaaagtgtaatttatagctgactgaaactgtgcggtgtatttataaaactgggtaagacaaactaagggtataagacataacatgcccttcatttttgtgttaatCAATTTCATTGAGCCTTCTAAACGGATGAGGAGTAAGCTTTTTCCACAGGTATCAGTTACAGTCAAATGTAAttgaaacagatttttaaaatggTACCTATGGTTGAGATTTACTTACATTCACAATTTAATGAACACAATACTCTTCTTGAATCCTATACATAAAAAGAGACCAATCGAGCTATGAAAAGACAGTAAAACAAGCACTAGAACTAATGAAATTAGCACTTagcattattataataatagcaactaataaaaactagtgaccccattcttaaatataataaggacttactgcattagaaaatatagatgtaggatctcagctcctctcctcctggttggttctggcagcttgttatcagcagctgcaactcatctcctgatgagctcacggggcttcttaaggcagctgctggtacaggcctttgctggaacataacctctgttatgtggactgcatgtctgcctacctgcccgACTACCTACTTACCTACCTGCCTGTCTActtgtcgacctgcctatctgcctatctgcctacctgcctgcctgcacctggtaatattccctcctaaggactgcactgtaaatatactcaccacccgcactctctccttggattcctggattccggcctcctcccctggttcctggacTACTCCAACTTAGTTTCCTAGGCAAGCCTAccctagaaataaacctcacttACCGTCTATATCCTGTGTgttgagtctgttttcatcctctggtttgttctactttgACTACCTAAGTGATTCATGATAATAGATAGATCTAAATAAGGCTAGgctgttataatcttgctgatgaataccacAAAAATTTTTATGAAACCAGACGATTACAAGAGAGCAGCTTTATCatggccaaacagaaacatttgccgTGAAGATCCAATGTCCTTCGacctgattttgactttatttaaccct is from Girardinichthys multiradiatus isolate DD_20200921_A chromosome 4, DD_fGirMul_XY1, whole genome shotgun sequence and encodes:
- the ddias gene encoding DNA damage-induced apoptosis suppressor protein gives rise to the protein MSVRRVLVGCAVLSLQDACVFYPCCKACFSRLDAEERDALRYRCSRCGYWCLKDQVDYRYRLSLRVVRDTSIFGVTVFGNSLNPFFGIHASGLQRLVENLEGPLGPSAQSTLLVKAVEDCFLGRHFIFGIKVSRTEREPWLENPDGNESSRRERAQFVASQMILPTASGLTGCTVHSYYQRLLQKASEHVAESSDPSKTFRPLASPLLLISGPSPNSTFSDVTLFPFGLLSQSILRSQHHDHSFAPTSVWQQSLGLVTSSAEQEEICSQDGGNQSYSLAKHSTTPHPVQRVYPENHPGTEERTVPLQLEGSFLSSPSSTGYENSSFGNSFRVKTCFSPSQPRCKSLSVTPKELSSPQQTKTFLSSSFAWDDLPFSESLTAFLCEQNKDFNILDKSKKFNLQHQKQTAITFVEIAHLSAEPASACQSTVEKISIDKLQAITNTVAPDGQDEHILSDQDCKNCAEHVKRSEDGEIQLDDKAYFFPENQEEHNEVDGYNCSADLFGDSLMMGVHTETHTTHAQTVSLPSDACFQCPEMNDQHLKNENSSVSHSTPHKQKLKGMLGIKRDSLDLQDFDFIPPSQSTPITKVGGMTLLPTVTSCRNLKDESSKENLMWSMRSSRCRNRITPGRRFRKRKKNKDGNPVGQHALKRGTLTTSQKHNSTASDVSVCDYEVCEGIVAPTPAFKMQPSVSFRKRLKTENSCRDSGCNRKGSGGDGGDKTLTVFHANDTVGERYLDASEDHCLSEASNWSRDLFSDSI